A stretch of the Nicotiana tabacum cultivar K326 chromosome 6, ASM71507v2, whole genome shotgun sequence genome encodes the following:
- the LOC107815702 gene encoding uncharacterized protein LOC107815702, with amino-acid sequence MKGCGKISISLPDKKCPKNEASFSKQDFANSTREQSSCILTCEKVSTAACDISDEHVHVTLGCGNLLEQQNISAKSDISSEVERDNNEGDARRALVNSGENGLSSITQTESSCSNSDVTHQVNSSSQETSTEAKTFMQQNGSASAPISFISSMEDPVTSSEASGLAAQNSVGNVKANTKALVGMVKDQNSLHLSTCSHQLRKNHRDKVSGGVDCSGNHNCSAQTNKESHSRHFYSKGEEEVLLHLQSENRSSSLESEEMGDPAKKLEFNGGLKSPACPLTKCEIDQRQTSVVNMLDLNEDINQNDLDDDAKQSNGQNIVIRVVAKYGVPLPPLSTTVNSLKFEGRLGWRGTAATSAFRPAASLSKSSDWDTKRIMEFDLNVAAASEDELPSENRITSTFRSYSSNQSSKQAEKMFNFDLNLLGDNADEKSSFPVKSEKLSSFSLNLNEDPQFQKRIIESAACPVFSRDDQDLKFVRLGTWGDMKNSGQPFLVATPNTQHTVQNMVPLQSKLPYAVQMLPSYSSYPSNNGPLYIAPCARDTHEGVTFPQVLNMSTFPGGPYLIHGQRPGGATRLDVNSGQVYLMNGLRKDNIATHFFPIQSTEEQRKVYEQPSMPMKRREPEGGYDSFQSATAYKHKN; translated from the coding sequence ATGAAGGGATGTGgtaaaattagtatttccttaccTGACAAAAAGTGCCCAAAGAATGAAGCATCTTTTTCCAAACAAGATTTTGCAAACAGTACAAGGGAACAATCGTCTTGTATTTTAACTTGTGAAAAGGTCTCTACTGCTGCATGTGACATTAGTGATGAGCATGTGCATGTGACGTTAGGTTGTGGAAATCTTTTAGAACAGCAAAACATATCTGCAAAGAGTGATATCAGCTCAGAGGTAGAACGAGACAACAATGAAGGAGATGCCAGGAGAGCACTCGTAAATTCTGGAGAAAATGGATTAAGTTCCATTACACAAACGGAGTCTTCATGTTCTAACTCAGATGTAACTCATCAAGTTAATTCCTCAAGTCAGGAAACATCAACAGAAGCCAAAACATTCATGCAACAGAATGGAAGTGCTTCCGCACCGATTAGTTTCATTTCTAGTATGGAAGATCCAGTGACAAGCAGTGAAGCTTCAGGTTTGGCTGCACAAAATTCTGTTGGTAATGTTAAAGCTAACACTAAGGCATTGGTGGGGATGGTTAAGGACCAAAATTCCTTACATCTATCGACATGCAGTCATCAGCTGCGGAAAAATCATCGTGATAAGGTTAGTGGAGGTGTTGATTGTTCTGGTAACCATAACTGCTCAGCTCAAACAAACAAAGAAAGCCATTCACGTCATTTCTATtccaagggggaagaagaagttTTGCTGCATCTTCAATCAGAAAATAGATCGTCTTCATTGGAATCTGAAGAGATGGGGGATCCTGCAAAAAAGCTCGAGTTTAATGGTGGCCTGAAATCACCTGCTTGTCCACTCACAAAGTGTGAAATAGATCAGCGACAAACTTCAGTAGTCAATATGCTTGATTTGAATGAGGACATCAACCAAAATGATTTGGATGATGATGCGAAGCAATCAAATGGTCAAAATATAGTGATACGAGTAGTAGCTAAATATGGAGTTCCTTTACCTCCCTTGTCTACGACTGTGAATTCATTGAAATTTGAAGGCAGGCTAGGCTGGAGGGGTACTGCTGCGACCAGTGCTTTTCGCCCTGCTGCTTCTTTATCCAAGAGTTCAGATTGGGACACGAAAAGAATTATGGAGTTTGACCTTAATGTTGCTGCTGCTTCAGAAGACGAATTGCCAAGTGAAAATAGGATTACATCAACTTTTAGAAGTTATTCTTCAAATCAAAGTTCAAAACAAGCAGAAAAGATGTTTAACTTTGACCTCAATTTGCTTGGCGATAATGCAGATGAGAAAAGTTCTTTTCCTGTGAAATCAGAAAAGTTGTCTTCATTTTCCCTGAATTTGAATGAAGATCCACAATTTCAGAAGAGAATTATAGAATCTGCAGCTTGTCCAGTCTTTTCCAGAGACGATCAAGACCTCAAGTTTGTTCGATTAGGTACCTGGGGAGACATGAAGAACTCGGGCCAGCCATTTCTAGTGGCTACACCTAATACGCAGCACACAGTGCAAAACATGGTGCCACTGCAGTCAAAGTTACCATACGCGGTCCAGATGTTACCATCTTATAGTAGTTACCCCTCCAACAATGGTCCGTTATATATTGCCCCATGCGCAAGAGATACACATGAAGGGGTCACATTCCCTCAGGTGCTCAATATGTCAACCTTTCCTGGGGGTCCATATCTCATCCACGGTCAACGTCCAGGTGGCGCCACAAGACTTGATGTAAATAGTGGACAAGTTTATTTGATGAATGGTTTAAGGAAGGATAATATTGCCACACACTTCTTTCCTATACAAAGTACAGAAGAGCAAAGGAAAGTTTACGAACAACCGTCTATGCCCATGAAGAGGAGGGAACCAGAGGGGGGATATGATTCTTTCCAGTCTGCTACTGcttataaacataaaaattaa